In Pedobacter sp. SL55, the following proteins share a genomic window:
- a CDS encoding RagB/SusD family nutrient uptake outer membrane protein: MLIYAEAKFELTESISDADLNLTVNALRTRAGFAPRLTNAFVVANNLDMREEIRRERTVELALEGFRYGDLIRWKTAEVVMAKPILGGKYIASEWVGTNASALVLNADGVLVVEDATKRKWNPARDYLYPVPLNEIALSDNNVTQNKGWL, translated from the coding sequence TTGCTCATTTATGCAGAGGCTAAGTTTGAGCTTACTGAAAGTATTTCTGACGCAGATTTGAATTTAACGGTAAATGCCTTACGTACCCGAGCTGGTTTTGCGCCTCGTTTAACCAATGCTTTTGTGGTTGCTAACAACTTGGATATGAGAGAAGAGATTAGAAGAGAAAGAACGGTAGAGTTGGCTTTAGAAGGTTTTAGGTATGGCGATTTAATTAGATGGAAAACGGCAGAAGTGGTAATGGCAAAACCAATTTTAGGCGGCAAGTATATTGCTAGCGAGTGGGTGGGTACTAACGCTTCTGCTTTGGTGTTAAATGCTGATGGTGTACTAGTGGTTGAAGATGCGACCAAAAGAAAATGGAACCCAGCTAGAGATTATTTGTATCCAGTACCGTTAAATGAAATTGCATTGAGTGACAATAACGTAACGCAAAACAAAGGTTGGTTGTAG
- a CDS encoding glycoside hydrolase family 2 TIM barrel-domain containing protein has translation MVFKISSLMPITFKKFLSFLLFVVVFTSAKAQEQSRKIISINQNWHFAKDIHKKGNKQLKYTTVNIPHTWNALDVLDDEPGYYRGIGYYKKKLDLKSEWKGKKIYLNFGAANQETEVYLNGKKIGSHIGGYTGFTVALDQLNFDGKDELVVKVDNSYNESIPPLTGDFTFFGGLYRDVSLTVVDQAHFADEIYGTNGVYVHADKVSNESATLNVNANWVNTSSFINEILVTTTLIDAKSNKVGESKWLSSKNPSRNINLSLPKIEVKNPTLWSPENPYLYQTITKLIDYQTGKVLDEVKTNVGFRYFSFDADKGFFLNGKLVKLIGASRHQDFAKMGNAVPAALQVKDVALLKEMGGNFLRVAHYPQDQAVLDACDRLGILTSVEIPIVNEITETEAFYNNCKEMQLEMIKQNYNHTSIIIWAYMNEVLLKMRYGKEPERKKIYLKSIENLAQQLEELTRKTDPTRYTMMSNHGDVTGYTNAGLVKIPMIVGWNLYQGWYGGKSEDFGPNLDEIHAAMPNKPLIVTEYGADVDPRIHAENPIRFDKSLAYGMQYHQIYIRDILKRPFVAGAAVWNLSDFSSETRNETMPSINNKGLLTLDRQPKNTYFLYKAHFNKNPYVKIGDGSWKLRGGTSTLQEVSVISNLDSAELVVNGKPQGKKRVVDCLVSWNIDFKSGKNEIEAIAYQSEKVFKDKSTIDFVLQPQAFLNSSASLNILLGSQRQFIDDKNQIWLPSKPHQDNSWGHIGGEPFKIKNSSRQQYGSDKDIKGTLNDPIYQTQSVGLDAYELVVPKGKYEVTLHFAELMGNGIQSVLPYNLDSLVATGKEVPPQRIFDVYLNGKLVIKALNLAAKYGVATKLEQKFECVVADDKGIKLAFKSITGKPVLNALQFKKIN, from the coding sequence ATGGTTTTTAAAATATCCTCATTGATGCCAATCACTTTCAAGAAATTCCTATCATTTTTATTATTTGTCGTAGTTTTTACATCTGCTAAAGCCCAAGAGCAAAGCCGAAAAATAATTTCTATCAACCAAAACTGGCATTTCGCCAAAGACATCCACAAAAAAGGTAACAAACAATTAAAATATACCACAGTAAATATCCCACACACGTGGAATGCCCTTGATGTACTAGACGACGAGCCTGGCTATTATCGTGGTATTGGTTATTACAAAAAGAAGTTAGACCTTAAATCAGAATGGAAAGGAAAGAAAATTTATCTCAACTTCGGTGCTGCTAACCAAGAAACGGAAGTTTATCTTAATGGCAAGAAAATAGGTAGCCACATAGGTGGATATACAGGTTTTACCGTTGCGCTAGATCAGCTAAATTTTGATGGTAAGGATGAATTGGTAGTAAAAGTAGATAACAGTTATAATGAAAGTATTCCGCCTTTAACCGGCGATTTTACTTTCTTCGGAGGCTTATACCGCGATGTTTCTTTAACGGTGGTAGACCAAGCTCATTTTGCTGATGAAATTTACGGCACAAATGGAGTTTATGTACATGCGGATAAAGTTAGCAACGAGAGTGCAACGTTAAATGTGAATGCGAATTGGGTTAACACTTCTTCTTTCATAAATGAGATATTGGTAACTACCACGTTAATTGATGCAAAATCAAATAAAGTGGGCGAGAGTAAATGGCTATCTTCAAAAAATCCATCTAGAAATATCAATTTATCGCTACCAAAAATCGAAGTTAAAAATCCTACGCTGTGGTCGCCAGAAAACCCATACTTATATCAAACCATTACCAAACTCATTGACTATCAAACCGGCAAGGTGTTAGATGAAGTAAAAACTAATGTAGGATTTCGCTATTTCAGTTTTGATGCAGATAAAGGTTTTTTCCTTAATGGAAAACTGGTAAAGCTAATTGGTGCTAGTCGCCACCAAGACTTTGCCAAAATGGGAAATGCGGTACCGGCTGCATTGCAGGTTAAAGACGTAGCATTGTTAAAGGAAATGGGCGGGAACTTTTTACGTGTGGCACATTATCCTCAAGACCAAGCAGTGCTAGATGCTTGCGATCGTCTAGGTATTTTGACGTCCGTAGAAATTCCGATAGTAAACGAAATTACCGAAACAGAAGCTTTTTATAACAATTGCAAAGAGATGCAGTTAGAAATGATCAAGCAAAATTATAACCATACCAGCATAATCATTTGGGCGTATATGAATGAAGTTTTGCTGAAAATGCGTTATGGCAAAGAACCAGAACGAAAGAAAATCTATTTAAAAAGCATCGAAAATTTAGCACAACAGCTAGAAGAGCTTACTCGTAAAACAGACCCAACAAGATATACCATGATGAGTAACCATGGCGATGTAACTGGTTATACTAACGCAGGTTTAGTAAAAATACCTATGATTGTGGGCTGGAATTTGTATCAAGGTTGGTATGGTGGTAAATCAGAAGATTTTGGACCAAACTTAGATGAAATTCATGCAGCAATGCCCAACAAACCATTAATTGTAACAGAATATGGGGCAGATGTTGATCCACGAATACATGCCGAAAATCCAATTCGTTTTGATAAAAGTTTAGCTTATGGGATGCAGTACCACCAAATTTATATCAGAGATATCTTAAAGCGACCTTTTGTTGCCGGCGCCGCGGTTTGGAATTTATCAGATTTTAGCTCAGAAACTAGGAACGAGACCATGCCAAGTATCAATAATAAAGGCTTGTTAACTTTAGATAGACAACCGAAAAATACCTACTTTCTTTACAAAGCGCATTTCAACAAAAATCCTTATGTAAAAATTGGGGATGGCTCGTGGAAATTAAGAGGAGGAACTTCTACACTGCAAGAAGTAAGTGTAATTAGTAATTTGGATAGTGCGGAGCTAGTTGTAAACGGTAAACCCCAAGGTAAAAAGAGAGTGGTAGACTGTCTCGTAAGTTGGAACATCGATTTTAAGTCTGGTAAAAATGAAATTGAAGCCATTGCTTACCAAAGCGAAAAAGTGTTTAAAGATAAATCTACAATTGATTTTGTGCTGCAACCACAAGCATTTTTAAATTCATCAGCTTCGCTTAACATTCTTTTAGGATCACAAAGACAGTTCATAGATGATAAAAACCAAATTTGGCTACCAAGTAAACCGCATCAAGACAATAGTTGGGGGCATATTGGCGGCGAGCCTTTTAAAATTAAAAATAGTAGCCGCCAACAATATGGTTCTGATAAAGACATTAAAGGCACCCTGAACGATCCGATTTACCAAACGCAGTCGGTAGGCTTAGATGCCTATGAATTAGTAGTTCCTAAAGGAAAGTATGAAGTGACTTTGCATTTTGCCGAGTTAATGGGTAATGGCATTCAATCGGTTTTACCTTACAATTTAGATAGTTTGGTGGCAACGGGTAAAGAAGTGCCGCCACAACGTATATTCGATGTTTACTTGAACGGTAAGTTGGTTATTAAAGCACTTAATTTGGCCGCTAAGTATGGTGTGGCTACAAAACTAGAACAGAAATTTGAGTGTGTAGTAGCTGATGATAAAGGCATTAAACTGGCTTTTAAAAGTATAACAGGTAAACCAGTGCTAAATGCACTGCAATTTAAAAAGATAAATTGA
- a CDS encoding glycoside hydrolase family 2 TIM barrel-domain containing protein: protein MFKQVRIIFLFLFIANHSLQAQQAKRLNTDWEFVKQDLGGIWEAVRPVGKGNPEELPFWQKVNLPHCFNATDAVDPDVHYYQGAGWYRTNLDIENPYQNGRTLLHFEGAGQKTQVYIHTTKVAEHVGGYDEWTADITDAVARFKKSSLFKSQFKGKVPVIIRCDNTRDLEMMPSSLSDFNVYGGIYRYLNLVYNPQLAIDKVFAHATVDAKGAQGKLTLKARFLNQDNLKEAAVKIDLVDPNGKTVFTANKNIANFNGDELLVETNVKSPKLWSIEVPQQYEVRVSLTANGQTYNTTQKIGFRHFEFVKKGPFTLNGKRVLLRGTHRHEDHAGVAAAMTEEMMVTEMKMMKEMGVNFIRLGHYQQSRIILDLCDSLGILVWEEIPWCRGGLGGAVYQEQGKRMLTNMIEQHYNHPSIIIWGLGNENDWPGDFIEFDKEKIRTYMKELNDLSHKLDPSRSTAIRRCDFCRDIVDVYSPSIWAGWYRGNYTEYKEISKSEFDKSERFLHVEWGGDSHARRHSENPDNALAKIKTGGGGDERAGDASLYGGGARVSKDGDWSESYIANLIDWHLKEQETMPWLTGTAYWPFKDFSTPIRPENPVPYVNQKGVVERDFTKKESFYIFQSYWTDKPMAHIYGHSWPVRWGAEGEEKMVKVYSNCDEAELFVNGKSLGVKKRNSQDFPAAGLRWLVPMQKGTYHIKVVAKKSKVTVTDEITQEYQTEKWGKPAKLVLQKISEANGLVKVEVKAYDANNVLCLDAATEVKFKLLGDGALIKDQGTSTASSKVQLYNGRAAISLKTNDKKNVVSVSAAGLPTEFLTVEK, encoded by the coding sequence ATGTTCAAACAAGTGAGAATAATTTTTCTATTTCTTTTTATTGCAAATCACTCGCTGCAGGCTCAACAAGCCAAGCGTTTAAATACAGACTGGGAGTTTGTAAAGCAAGATTTAGGCGGTATTTGGGAAGCCGTTCGACCTGTGGGTAAAGGTAATCCCGAAGAACTTCCGTTTTGGCAAAAAGTAAACCTGCCACATTGTTTTAACGCAACAGATGCGGTTGATCCAGATGTGCATTACTACCAAGGGGCGGGCTGGTATCGTACCAATCTGGATATTGAAAATCCGTACCAAAATGGTAGAACTTTGCTACACTTTGAAGGTGCAGGACAAAAAACACAGGTTTATATCCACACTACAAAAGTAGCCGAACACGTTGGTGGTTACGATGAATGGACAGCAGATATTACCGACGCAGTAGCAAGATTCAAAAAATCGTCACTTTTCAAGTCTCAATTTAAAGGAAAAGTTCCAGTGATTATCCGTTGCGATAACACTCGTGATCTAGAAATGATGCCTTCGAGCTTGTCAGATTTTAACGTATATGGTGGTATTTATCGCTACCTAAATCTAGTTTACAACCCACAATTAGCGATAGATAAAGTATTTGCACATGCAACAGTTGATGCTAAAGGTGCACAAGGTAAACTTACATTAAAAGCTCGTTTCTTAAATCAAGATAACTTAAAAGAGGCTGCGGTTAAAATTGACTTGGTAGATCCTAACGGAAAAACTGTTTTTACGGCAAATAAAAATATAGCCAATTTTAATGGCGATGAATTATTGGTAGAAACCAATGTGAAATCACCAAAACTGTGGTCTATAGAAGTGCCACAGCAATACGAAGTAAGGGTTAGCTTAACGGCCAATGGACAAACGTACAACACTACACAGAAAATAGGATTTAGGCATTTCGAGTTTGTGAAAAAAGGGCCATTTACGTTGAATGGGAAACGAGTTTTGCTACGTGGTACGCACAGGCACGAAGATCATGCTGGCGTAGCGGCAGCCATGACCGAAGAAATGATGGTAACAGAGATGAAGATGATGAAAGAAATGGGCGTAAATTTCATCCGTTTAGGGCACTATCAACAATCTCGTATCATCTTAGATTTATGTGATAGCTTAGGTATTTTAGTTTGGGAAGAAATTCCGTGGTGCCGTGGTGGTTTGGGCGGAGCGGTTTACCAAGAACAGGGCAAGCGGATGCTTACCAATATGATCGAGCAGCATTATAACCATCCATCTATTATTATTTGGGGCTTAGGTAATGAAAATGACTGGCCAGGCGATTTCATTGAGTTCGATAAAGAAAAAATAAGAACTTACATGAAAGAGCTGAATGATTTATCGCACAAACTAGATCCATCAAGAAGTACAGCGATTAGACGCTGCGATTTCTGTAGAGATATTGTAGATGTGTATTCTCCTTCTATTTGGGCTGGTTGGTACCGCGGTAACTACACCGAATATAAAGAGATATCTAAAAGCGAATTTGATAAATCTGAACGTTTTCTACACGTAGAATGGGGCGGAGATAGCCATGCTCGTCGCCATTCGGAAAATCCAGACAATGCGTTAGCAAAAATTAAAACAGGTGGCGGCGGAGATGAAAGAGCTGGCGATGCTTCTCTTTATGGCGGTGGCGCAAGGGTAAGTAAAGATGGCGACTGGAGCGAAAGCTATATCGCAAACTTGATTGACTGGCACTTAAAAGAACAAGAAACTATGCCTTGGTTAACAGGTACAGCTTATTGGCCTTTCAAGGATTTTAGTACACCTATTAGACCAGAAAATCCCGTGCCTTATGTGAACCAAAAAGGCGTAGTAGAACGAGATTTTACTAAAAAGGAATCGTTTTACATTTTCCAATCTTATTGGACGGATAAACCAATGGCGCATATTTATGGACACTCTTGGCCTGTGCGCTGGGGAGCTGAAGGAGAAGAAAAAATGGTAAAGGTATATTCTAATTGTGATGAAGCCGAGCTGTTTGTAAACGGTAAAAGTTTAGGAGTTAAAAAACGCAACAGCCAAGATTTTCCGGCTGCGGGTTTACGTTGGTTGGTGCCAATGCAAAAAGGAACCTATCATATTAAAGTTGTTGCCAAAAAGAGTAAAGTAACGGTAACCGATGAAATTACACAAGAATACCAGACAGAGAAATGGGGCAAGCCAGCTAAGTTGGTACTTCAGAAAATAAGTGAAGCCAATGGTTTAGTTAAGGTAGAAGTTAAGGCTTATGATGCCAACAACGTACTTTGTTTAGATGCAGCAACAGAAGTTAAATTCAAATTATTAGGCGATGGAGCCTTGATTAAAGACCAGGGAACTTCTACCGCATCTTCTAAAGTTCAGCTTTATAACGGAAGAGCAGCAATTAGCCTCAAAACAAATGATAAAAAGAATGTGGTGTCAGTAAGTGCCGCAGGTTTACCAACTGAGTTTTTAACGGTTGAAAAATAA
- a CDS encoding alginate lyase family protein, which produces MKKQLLIIMLFTLTINTAFAQNTYKSQATAILKAQVLKEAEWAMQQKPITVTASSSPHSTGGKHDFFSEGDYWWPNPANPNGPYVTRDGETNPDNFVAHRHAMIRFSEIIGALASAYKITGDEKYVKQAIVHLKAWFVNEETLMNPNLAYAQAVRNLYAGRSWGIIDSIHLMEVAQGIVVIEKSKSFDKASLTAIKKWFSDYILWLNTSKNGIAEKNAKNNHGTTWAMQVASFAKLVNDQPMLDSLKLRYKNVFLPNQMATDGSFPLELARTKPYGYAIFNLDAMVMLCQILSTPKDNLWTYQTADGKSIKKGLDYLYPYIADKSKWPLKPDVMFWENWPVAQPFLFFGANYFGQQTWFNTWKSLDLKPSNEEVIRNLPIRHPLIWL; this is translated from the coding sequence ATGAAAAAACAGCTGTTGATAATCATGCTTTTTACGCTGACGATAAACACAGCTTTTGCACAAAACACATATAAAAGCCAAGCTACAGCGATATTAAAAGCGCAGGTGTTAAAAGAGGCCGAATGGGCCATGCAGCAAAAGCCAATAACGGTTACCGCAAGTAGTTCGCCGCACAGCACAGGTGGTAAGCACGATTTTTTTTCGGAAGGCGATTACTGGTGGCCAAACCCAGCAAATCCAAACGGGCCTTACGTTACCAGAGATGGCGAGACCAATCCGGATAATTTTGTGGCGCATCGCCATGCCATGATCCGCTTTAGCGAAATTATTGGGGCATTGGCTTCGGCCTATAAAATCACTGGAGACGAGAAGTATGTGAAGCAGGCCATTGTTCATTTAAAAGCTTGGTTTGTTAATGAAGAAACGTTGATGAACCCAAATTTGGCCTATGCCCAAGCCGTAAGAAATCTATATGCAGGCAGAAGTTGGGGCATTATAGACTCTATTCATTTAATGGAGGTAGCACAAGGAATTGTAGTGATCGAAAAGTCTAAATCATTTGATAAAGCTAGTTTAACCGCCATTAAAAAGTGGTTTTCCGATTATATCCTTTGGTTAAATACCAGCAAAAATGGCATTGCCGAGAAAAATGCCAAGAACAATCACGGCACCACATGGGCAATGCAAGTGGCCTCTTTTGCTAAGTTGGTAAACGACCAGCCAATGTTAGACTCATTAAAACTGCGATATAAAAATGTGTTTCTACCTAATCAAATGGCTACAGATGGAAGTTTTCCTTTAGAATTGGCCCGCACCAAACCTTATGGTTACGCTATCTTTAATTTAGATGCCATGGTAATGCTTTGTCAAATTTTATCTACACCAAAAGATAACCTGTGGACTTATCAAACAGCAGATGGAAAATCAATCAAAAAAGGATTAGATTACCTTTATCCTTACATTGCAGATAAATCTAAATGGCCATTAAAACCCGATGTCATGTTTTGGGAAAACTGGCCGGTGGCACAACCTTTTTTATTCTTCGGAGCGAATTACTTTGGCCAGCAAACGTGGTTTAACACTTGGAAAAGCTTAGATTTAAAACCTAGCAACGAAGAAGTAATCAGAAATTTACCAATTAGACATCCCTTAATTTGGTTATGA
- a CDS encoding glycoside hydrolase family 88 protein, producing the protein MKLKITAAFLLVAIAAQAQKIEVSKAFKQATEQTDILVKNVDSARKIKPNLVSPRTVENGQLKMVVSRDWTSGFFPGELWYFYQQTNDKKWLELAKKYTEDIKKEQFNKGTHDLGFMIYCPFGNGYRVTKDTAYKSVIIQAAKSLSTRFNAKVGVIRSWDHSGTKWDYPVIIDNMMNLELLFEATKFTGDSSFYKIAISHADHTMKNHYRPDFSSYHVVDYDVNKGGVIKKTTAQGYANESSWARGQAWGLYGYTLMFRYTKNPKYLAQADAISKYILNNKSTPADGIPYWDYNDPQIPNVSRDASAAAITSSALYELAKYSKNAKTYKAAADKILRSLSTAYISKIGDNYGFILEHSTGHRPNNSEIDVPINYADYYYIEALRRHQGKFNF; encoded by the coding sequence ATGAAATTAAAAATTACAGCAGCATTTTTATTGGTTGCCATTGCTGCACAGGCTCAAAAAATAGAAGTGTCTAAAGCATTTAAACAAGCTACCGAACAAACGGATATCTTGGTGAAAAATGTAGACTCGGCAAGGAAAATTAAACCAAACTTGGTATCTCCCAGAACAGTAGAAAACGGACAGCTAAAAATGGTGGTTTCTAGAGATTGGACCAGTGGCTTTTTCCCGGGAGAGTTGTGGTACTTTTACCAACAAACTAACGATAAAAAATGGTTAGAATTGGCCAAAAAATATACCGAAGACATCAAAAAAGAGCAATTTAACAAAGGTACGCACGATCTGGGTTTCATGATTTATTGTCCCTTTGGCAACGGTTATCGTGTTACTAAAGATACGGCCTACAAATCGGTAATTATTCAGGCAGCCAAATCGCTGTCTACTCGTTTTAATGCAAAAGTTGGTGTGATCCGCTCTTGGGATCATAGTGGAACCAAGTGGGATTATCCAGTAATTATCGATAACATGATGAATTTGGAGTTGTTATTTGAAGCTACTAAGTTTACTGGCGACTCATCTTTCTATAAAATTGCAATCTCTCATGCAGATCATACCATGAAGAACCATTATCGTCCAGATTTTAGTTCTTATCACGTGGTAGATTACGACGTAAATAAAGGTGGTGTAATTAAGAAAACAACAGCACAAGGTTATGCCAACGAATCTTCTTGGGCTAGAGGGCAAGCTTGGGGTTTGTATGGCTACACTTTGATGTTCCGTTATACCAAAAATCCTAAATACTTAGCTCAGGCAGATGCCATATCAAAATATATCCTTAATAATAAGAGCACACCAGCCGATGGTATTCCTTATTGGGATTATAACGACCCGCAAATTCCGAATGTTTCTAGAGATGCTTCTGCGGCTGCAATTACCTCTTCGGCATTGTACGAGCTGGCCAAGTATAGCAAAAATGCAAAAACTTACAAGGCAGCAGCCGATAAAATTTTGCGTTCGTTAAGCACTGCCTACATTAGTAAAATAGGAGATAATTACGGTTTCATCTTAGAACACAGCACTGGTCATCGTCCTAATAATTCTGAAATAGATGTACCAATTAACTATGCAGATTACTATTACATAGAAGCATTGCGCAGGCACCAAGGGAAATTCAATTTTTAA